A portion of the Oncorhynchus gorbuscha isolate QuinsamMale2020 ecotype Even-year linkage group LG19, OgorEven_v1.0, whole genome shotgun sequence genome contains these proteins:
- the LOC124004737 gene encoding trichohyalin-like isoform X1, which translates to MGTKRPSLTPFDTSDPSNQSASYQNPQPISQICRETSPRPGTVARTDRERERIREEEWRREREMERLKDKTRNRRKEMESGPRERNREKDCSPISRGREEEREWRERERGGAGERRANGRPTSNLEIRNHRDREKERRKGDTFPRMVKHSEERDRRMSAFVEEDVGKEGMRQLERPKGTEMDDWERERETAAKIQRYRDAERDFQSHREREREKERIRAQEDREKNGGKPMEDKTVRRRERAREAEPDFRERRRERDSKGDDLWSKRERYMDGERERSKLRQGEREDGRREGDSQNYSDREGRGGRKEGNTEGQRDTRSEGDSDGEKRNERVRDDNRRELKHLHSKSEGDTEGNAAWDRVREKEKERQKWRGGEIYRERDGRRDAYRQRVREGDRDGRRDAYRQRVREGDRDGRRDAYRQRVRERDRDGKSDMERYRERDRRKVREVERERDEVREGGRREDRPRERRDLEKVRVGTQPNVTGERGKRMDGERFRERERYSKGEDEERRCREKRDRETDPKREGGADGASRSLSETDPKREGEADGASRSLSETAPRVPPRVQSSGEWSSDIERERQWRRGRESHEEKESEGDVDRGQRECSERERPDRVRGREEGKEETIPKRPEQRKMWLLPQKVRYNKDSSLEDDVIERERDRHTNRWRERSEEEDRSVEQRTVRDKERKTEGEGQEDRSVEQRKSIGEEREAEREGGRERYLERGLNVDEDDETEDWRSYSRGEEHQTYSDGEREERWQRDRETERENVTDKTEGDREEEGGSDRYTLFESDGGSDREWEGGRDRIPSSEDGFITVSSGGEEEFEDCKEFLEVGVAIHVTRQPVSFQGSEGETKRGGGRRHERERERAEERTEQKDDALEGEVNDGKGKKQPTYVFCVIGQTLPRSKPNQTAVLGDMESERTNQNPGYGHRDSDDITHLLHENPSRDGDQGAEDERKIVRDEIHVPKEERTDTEESSIVDVSHTTLERESGERLKVMEENPYAEIERRRNSETEKLLKEWRERHEEYTETRERDPTDRRRTEPEIGPSSHPSGEYHHHGIPVVDQATSDQNNPVVMSPEEAVDIQICIRGAWSTEEEAKRHSQASHMKWAKNVLSEILGSSEEPALGNPQPESQGGQVVSQTTRGTERVEEELEEEKDETLEGGGASPVYATVQKRKKRGRKSVEERLAELEAEPGKLEDERGTGEKLTDVHAEAFTTMLGVGKPIDMHAALTLHNTHGDTPTDTQGEEVEGNNVCADRQTDSHIHIQVEMVTEDEGEMEKGVEVGDEVHILDAEKEVNAQKEEDLFLSVSNTLYKPTSCPSLIYNPDSEQPITTIEEKTEEEGEKERTVGEGEENSVVERKQERSIEDGTMDRGKVGEATEERKVEREEEKRVGGEEERMREGKEESKKTGEGGVKSTCSFQDLGTDVRYRRRGFRKTTERRNEEEEEGRGDARDRRTRIFQVSDEEEEEVSFNWGDMDLRNVTDTIRMARRNSKFYNSQLYQQYSETAQNREILSQSCSDALSIYEELPVPLSPVPSSLAPSLPPARRPLPCLPPVIHPHSLSHSGSTSSGTSAKFLSVPQPPQPPPARPSSPRLSISLTQSPSLWQEIPEVRNSAAFGELTNDQRRLQEVQFEVVTSEASYCRSLDIVVDHFVKSKQLGELLTTQDRSWLFSRLADVRAISHSFLSKLEERVESDMMHFTVCDIIARHCQRFKKVYVPYLTNQSYQDATYQRLMDENQGFRRVVEKLERSPVCQRLPLRSFLILPFQRITRIKLLVQNIVKRTAQGTEEEVQAIKAMKLLERLIQESNDSITQMKSIESLVSLSARVDFECRTLPLVSQSRRLVREGPVTEMMDFSLKETERSVYLHLFNDYLLLSLNKEGGRFTVIDHAPVSELRAENCRVKLHSLEKNLFRLHLNKKALLLSTDTQGDKLRWISAVSRPHPVIDYSAEQDFTQMQCVRAFVAHQPDELSLEKAEVIFVHQQSSDGWVEGTRLSDRHRGWTPESHLETIASLRVRQRNLQDALKITTATAAV; encoded by the exons ATGGGGACCAAACGTCCCAGTCTGACTCCCTTTGACACATCTGATCCATCCAATCAAAGCGCTTCCTACCAGAACCCTCAGCCAATCAGCCAGATCTGCCGCGAAACAAGTCCCAGACCTGGAACTGTGGCCCggaccgacagagagagggagaggatccgagaggaggaatggaggagagaaagagaaatggagagactGAAGGACAAAACAAGAAATAGAAGAAAAGAGATGGAATCCGGAccaagagagaggaacagagagaaggactGTTCCCCCAtatccagagggagggaggaggaaagggaatggagagagagagaaagggggggagcgggagagagacgtGCCAATGGAAGACCTACTTCAAATCTAGAGATCAGgaaccacagagacagagaaaaggagagaaggaaaggagacacGTTTCCTAGAATGGTAAAACATagcgaagagagagacagaagaatgaGTGCATTTGTGGAGGAAGATGTGGGGAAAGAAGGAATGAGACAATtggagagaccgaagggaacagAGATGGACGActgggagagagaacgagagacagcaGCAAAGATACAGCGGTATCGAGATGCAGAGAGGGACTTCCAaagccacagagagagggagagggagaaggagagaatcagggcacaggaggacagagagaagaatgGAGGAAAGCCCATGGAGGATAAGACcgtgagacggagggagagagcgagggaagcgGAGCCAGAtttcagagagaggagaagagagagggattcaAAGGGTGATGACCTATGGAGCAAAAGAGAGAGGtatatggatggagagagagagaggtcaaaactccggcagggagaaagagaggatggaagaagagagggagattcACAGAACTATTCGGATAGAGAGGGCAGgggtggaaggaaggaaggaaataccgagggacagagggacactaGGAGTGAGGGagacagtgatggagagaagaggaacgagagagtgagagatgacaACAGAAGAGAACTGAAACATCTGCATAGTAAAAGTGAGGGGGACACTGAGGGGAACGCAGCAtgggatagagtgagggagaaagagaaggagagacagaaatggagagggggggagatatacagagagagggatggaaggagagatgcttatagacagagagttagagaaggggacagggatggaaggagagatgcttatagacagagagttagggaaggggacagggatggaaggagagatgctTATAGACAGAGAGTTAGGGAAAGGGACAGGGATGGAAAGAGtgacatggagagatacagagagagagacaggagaaaagtgagggaagtggagagagagagggatgaggtgagAGAAGGGGGCAGGCGAGAGGACAGACCAAGGGAAAGGAGGGACCTAGAGAAAGTGAGGGTGGGAACACAGCCCAAtgtaacaggagagagagggaagcggatggatggagagagattcagagagagggagagatattccaagggggaggatgaagagaggaggtgcagggagaagagggacagagagacagatcccaaaagggagggaggagcagaCGGAGCTAGTCGTTCGCTGAGCGAAACAGATCCCAAAagggagggagaagcagatgGAGCTAGTCGTTCGCTGAGCGAGACAGCCCCAAGGGTGCCACCACGAGTCCAGAGCAGCGGAGAATGGAGCAGTGAcatagagagggaaagacaatggagaagaggaagagaaagtcatgaagagaaggagtcagagggagatgtggacagggggcagagagagtgtagtgaaagagagagaccagatagagtgagggggagagaagaaggaaaggaagagacgATACCAAAGCGCCCTGAGCAGAGGAAGATGTGGTTATTACCACAGAAGGTCAGATATAACAAAGACTCCTCTTTAGAGGATGATGTTATAGAGCGAGAAAGAGATAGGCacactaacagatggagagagagaagtgaagaaGAGGACAGATCCGTGGAACAAAGGACAgtcagagataaagagaggaagacagagggagaaggacaagAGGATAGGTCAGTGGAACAAAGAAAGTCCATAGGcgaagagagagaagctgagagggagggagggagggagaggtatttGGAGAGAGGGTTAAATGTAGATGAAGACGATGAGACAGAAGACTGGAGGAGttatagcagaggagaggaacaccAGACTTacagcgatggagagagagaggaacgctggcagagggacagggagacggagagagagaatgtgacagATAAGACAGAAGGtgacagagaggaagaaggaggaagtGATAGATATACACTCTTCGAGAGCGATGGAGGAAGTGatagagagtgggaaggagggagggatagaatcCCTTCCTCTGAGGacggctttatcactgtgtccaGTGGTGGAGAAGAGGAGTTTGAGGACTGCAAGGAATTCTTGGAAGTTGGGGTTGCTATTCATGTTACCAGGCAACCTGTTAGCTTTcaggggagcgagggagagacgaagagaggtggagggagaagacatgaaagagagagagaaagagcagaagaGCGGACAGAGCAAAAAGATGATGCATTGGAGGGAGAGGTGAATGATGGAAAGGGGAAGAAGCAACCCACCTATGTATTCTGTGTGATTGGACAAACACTGCCCAGGTCAAAACCCAATCAGACAGCAGTCTTGGGTGACATGGAATCAGAGCGGACCAATCAAAATCCTGGATATGGTCATAGggacagtgatgacatcacacacCTCCTTCATGAGAACCCTTCCAGAGATggagaccaaggggcagaggatgAGAGAAAAATAGTGAGGGATGAGATCCATGTGCcaaaggaggagagaacagacacagaAGAGAGCTCCATTGTGGATGTCAGTCACACCACCCTAGAACGAGAGAGCGGAGAACGACTGAAGGTCATGGAGGAGAACCCATACGCTGAGATAGAGCGAAGAAGGAACTCTGAGACTGAAAAACTCCTCAAAGAGTGGAGAGAAAGACATGAAGAGTACAcagaaacaagagagagggacccaacagacaggaggaggacagaaccaGAGATCGGTCCATCTTCACATCCCAGTGGAGAGTACCACCACCATGGGATCCCTGTAGTTGACCAAGCCACCTCTGACCAGAATAACCCTGTAGTGATGAGCCCAGAGGAAGCTGTGGACATCCAAATCTGTATAAGGGGAGCCTGGAGCACAGAAGAGGAGGCCAAGCGCCACTCCCAGGCCTCACACATGAAGTGGGCCAAGAACGTATTGAGCGAGATCCTTGGCAGCTCGGAGGAACCAGCCCTCGGCAACCCCCAGCCAGAGTCACAGGGAGGTCAAGTGGTCAGCCAGACTACGAGAGGGACCGAGAGGGTAGAAGAGGAGCTAGAGGAAGAAAAGGATGAGACGCTAGAGGGGGGAGGAGCCTCACCCGTCTACGCCACGGTTCAGAAGAGGAAGAAGCGTGGGAGGAAGTCGGTGGAGGAGAGGTTGGCTGAACTGGAGGCAGAGCCAGGGAAGCTGGaggatgagagaggtacaggggagaaaCTAACAGACGTGCATGCTGAGGCTTTCACAACTATGCTTGGTGTTGGCAAACCCATAGACATGCATGCTGCCCTGACCCTACACAATACTCATGGTGacacacctacagacacacagggagaggaggtggagggtaacAATGTGTGTgcggacagacaaacagacagtcaTATACATATCCAGGTAGAGATGGTGACAGAGgatgagggtgagatggagaaaggggtCGAAGTTGGGGACGAGGTTCATATACTGGATGCAGAGAAAGAAGTGAATGCCCAGAAAGAGGAagatctgtttctctctgtgagcAACACCCTGTACAAACCAACCAGCTGCCCCAGCCTTATATACAACCCTGATTCAGAACAACCTATCACCACCATAGAGgaaaagacagaggaagaaggggagaaagagaggactgtgggagagggggaagagaatagtgtggtagagaggaagcaggaaagGAGCATAGAAGATGGGACCATGGACAGGGGTAAAGTGGGAGAGGCGACTGAGGAGAGGAAAgtggaaagggaggaggagaagagggtaggaggggaagaggagaggatgagggagggcaAGGAAGAGAGTAAAAAAacgggggaagggggggtgaaGAGCACTTGTAGCTTCCAAGATTTGGGCACCGATGTTCGGTATAGGAGGCGGGGGTTCCGCAAGACAACCGAAAGAAGAAacgaggaagaagaagaaggaagaggagatgCGAGGGATCGCAGAACAAGAATATTCCAGGTGtcag atgaggaggaggaggaggtgagctTCAACTGGGGAGACATGGACCTGAG gaATGTCACGGATACCATCAGAATGGCTAGGAGGAACTCCAAATTTTACA ATTCCCAGCTCTACCAGCAGTACAGTGAGACGGCTCAGAACAGGGAGATCCTCAGTCAGTCTTGCTCTGACGCCCTCTCCATCTACGAGGAgctccctgtccccctgtcccccgtACCCTCCTCTCTGGCCCCCTCGCTCCCTCCGGCTCGCAGGCCCTTACCCTGTCTCCCCCCAGTCATCcacccccactctctgtcccactctgGCTCTACCTCCAGTGGCACCAGTGCCAAGTTCCTTTCCGTACCACAGCCGCCCCAGCCCCCCCCGGCCAGGCCTTCCTCTCCCcgcctctccatctccctcacccaGTCCCCCAGCCTGTGGCAGGAGATCCCTGAGGTCAGGAACAGTGCTGCGTTTGGGGAGCTGACTAACGACCAGAGACGCCTGCAggag GTGCAGTTTGAGGTTGTAACTTCAGAAGCGTCGTACTGTCGTAGTCTGGATATTGTGGTGGATCACTTTGTCAAGTCTAAGCAGCTTGGGGAGCTGTTGACTACTCAGGACAGGAGCTGGCTGTTCTCCAGGCTGGCTGATGTCCGAGCCATCAGCCACAG TTTTCTGTCGAAGCTGGAAGAGAGGGTAGAATCTGATATGATGCACTTCACCGTGTGTGACATCATCGCTCGCCACTGTCAACGCTTCAAGAAGGTCTACGTGCCCTACCTCACCAACCAATCATATCAGGATGCCACTTACCAGAGACTCAT GGATGAGAACCAAGGGTTCAGGCGGGTAGTGGAGAAGTTGGAACGCAGTCCAGTGTGTCAGCGCCTTCCTCTTCGCTccttcctcatcctccccttcCAGAGGATCACACGAATCAAACTCCTTGtgcag AACATTGTGAAGAGAACAGCCCAAGGAACAGAAGAGGAGGTCCAGGCCATCAAAGCTATGAAGCTACTGGAGAGG TTGATCCAGGAGAGCAATGACAGTATTACTCAGATGAAGAGCATTGAGTCGCTTGTCTCTCTCAGTGCCAGAGTGGACTTTGAATGCAGG actctCCCCCTGGTCAGTCAGTCTCGTAGACTGGTGAGAGAGGGACCGGTGACTGAGATGATGGATTTCTCtctgaaggagacagagaggagtgtctACCTTCACCTCTTCAATGACTACCTGCTGCTGTCGCTGAACAAAGA AGGGGGCAGGTTCACGGTGATAGACCATGCTCCGGTGTCAGAACTGCGAGCTGAGAACTGTCGGGTCAAACTGCACTCTCTAGAGAAGAACCTTTTCCGCCTCCACCTTAACAAGAAAGCCCTGCTACTTAGCACCGACACACA AGGTGATAAACTGCGTTGGATCTCAGCTGTCTCCAGGCCCCATCCTGTTATTGACTACTCTGCAGAACAAG ACTTCACACAGATGCAGTGCGTCCGAGCCTTCGTTGCCCACCAACCAGATGAGCTGTCCCTGGAGAAGGCTGAGGTCATTTTCGTCCACCAGCAGAGCAGCGACG GTTGGGTGGAGGGGACCAGGctgtcagacagacacagaggatgGACTCCTGAGTCCCATTTGGAAACCATAGCCAGCCTCAGGGTCCGACAGCGCAACCTGCAGGATGCTCTAAAGATTACCACAGCCACGGCTGCAGTATGA